A DNA window from Natronosalvus rutilus contains the following coding sequences:
- a CDS encoding queuine tRNA-ribosyltransferase tRNA-guanine transglycosylase: MRFYVPEWDDNVDAHYDFEHDEHSELGKDERQLQYIWDIFDYETTPIDGVLISREQVEESATKFDRLTSHGVYDEQSNLNIPNWLPTISDCGAWGYKTLPFPPYDNDEMLAFYENLDVTVGVTIDHLVLGSGHETRLYLDKRAFADAEFTPSELPKELTDEVDVMIDEWPSEWPAYVEDYDSTICDAPSVNQFEPEDFEGDPVAVLERLCTDPRAVYREDDTEFRYQLTLNNAREMKELYDANDYSFRLMVAIQGWDPISYARAAEQVLERGYQYIGIGGVAGSNAARIRDIVTGVGNAVKEHERTRKTRVDTHVFGFAKTDAFDAIGQTGMSSFDSASMLRSAWTGGDNYHLDSERRYDALRVRFGSNRDSLEKRIQIALRGQELLHSLRAFDEGELISKAIRAWVTDAERALDGLAPYLKTHRHDDAYDQRLLRDIEEHFRDDYEYGRELRASFSRPLRNAVIKLLRDDNPKSPLDFDKYQSLIDTAREQFDGTFPRMAETIEQREKYSGDTGTFDQIWLLVEDYASWIGDERLLEEYKRLLREEPWKECDCRICREHGIEVAIFRANNRNRRRGFHNTKRFYDQFREALPKTLVAMPASDSLTSWSSVEGYFLTEQTDFWSDVHDLPVAEVGVISAEGIHEWWSEPPTTVSLDPTEMAASVGEFCARYQKVFLYDPDKTIHPDVVERIEQQGCTIASYQVPSEFRAAVLDQLGYDSEFLPEFMVQKGLMEF; encoded by the coding sequence GTGAGGTTTTACGTTCCTGAATGGGATGACAACGTCGACGCTCACTACGATTTTGAGCACGACGAGCATTCGGAACTCGGAAAAGACGAGCGCCAGTTGCAGTATATTTGGGACATCTTTGACTATGAGACCACCCCGATCGACGGGGTTCTAATCTCACGTGAACAGGTCGAAGAGAGCGCGACGAAGTTCGATCGGCTTACGTCCCACGGTGTTTACGACGAACAGTCCAATCTCAATATCCCCAATTGGCTTCCGACGATTAGCGACTGCGGCGCCTGGGGATACAAAACGCTCCCATTCCCACCCTATGACAACGACGAAATGTTGGCGTTTTACGAGAACCTCGATGTTACAGTTGGGGTGACGATCGATCATCTCGTACTTGGCTCCGGTCACGAGACCCGTCTATATCTCGACAAACGTGCGTTCGCTGATGCAGAATTCACACCCAGTGAACTCCCCAAAGAGTTGACTGATGAGGTCGATGTGATGATCGATGAATGGCCGTCGGAGTGGCCTGCATATGTCGAGGATTACGATTCAACGATTTGCGATGCCCCTTCAGTAAACCAGTTCGAGCCGGAGGACTTCGAAGGTGATCCAGTCGCAGTCCTCGAGCGGCTCTGTACTGATCCTCGTGCTGTTTACCGTGAGGACGACACAGAGTTTCGGTATCAATTGACCCTCAACAACGCCAGGGAGATGAAGGAACTGTACGACGCTAACGACTACTCATTCCGTCTGATGGTCGCTATTCAGGGATGGGATCCAATATCGTACGCCCGTGCTGCTGAACAGGTGCTTGAACGTGGATACCAGTACATTGGAATCGGTGGCGTCGCAGGAAGTAACGCTGCCAGAATCCGTGATATCGTCACAGGCGTCGGAAACGCAGTCAAGGAGCACGAACGTACTCGAAAAACGAGGGTTGACACACACGTATTCGGGTTTGCCAAAACGGATGCATTCGATGCAATCGGACAGACCGGAATGTCGAGCTTCGACAGCGCAAGTATGCTTCGGTCAGCCTGGACCGGTGGCGACAACTACCACCTCGATAGCGAACGACGATACGATGCACTTCGTGTTCGATTTGGATCGAACCGAGACTCACTCGAAAAGCGGATTCAAATTGCCCTGCGTGGTCAGGAACTCCTTCATTCACTTCGCGCCTTCGACGAGGGGGAATTGATTTCTAAGGCCATCCGAGCGTGGGTCACAGACGCAGAACGCGCACTGGACGGACTGGCGCCATACTTGAAAACGCATAGACACGACGACGCGTACGATCAACGCCTTCTCCGTGACATCGAGGAGCATTTCCGGGACGACTACGAGTACGGTCGCGAACTCCGGGCGAGTTTCAGTCGCCCTCTCCGTAATGCCGTAATCAAGTTGCTTAGAGACGACAATCCCAAGTCACCACTAGACTTCGACAAATACCAATCATTGATCGATACCGCTCGAGAGCAGTTCGACGGAACCTTCCCCAGAATGGCAGAGACCATTGAACAGCGCGAAAAATACTCGGGCGACACCGGCACGTTCGATCAGATTTGGCTACTCGTGGAAGATTACGCGTCGTGGATAGGCGACGAGCGATTACTCGAGGAGTACAAGCGACTCCTTCGAGAGGAGCCGTGGAAAGAGTGTGACTGTCGGATCTGCAGAGAGCATGGCATCGAAGTGGCGATCTTCCGGGCGAATAACCGAAACCGGCGCCGTGGGTTTCACAACACGAAACGGTTTTATGACCAATTTCGGGAAGCGCTTCCAAAGACTCTCGTCGCGATGCCTGCCTCCGACTCCCTGACGTCGTGGAGTTCTGTGGAGGGATACTTCCTCACCGAGCAGACGGACTTCTGGTCGGATGTCCACGATCTTCCTGTAGCGGAGGTCGGAGTCATAAGCGCTGAAGGAATTCACGAGTGGTGGTCGGAACCACCGACGACGGTTTCGCTTGATCCGACCGAGATGGCGGCGTCTGTCGGCGAGTTCTGTGCACGATATCAGAAAGTGTTCCTGTACGACCCTGACAAGACTATTCACCCTGACGTCGTTGAACGGATTGAACAACAAGGATGCACGATAGCGTCGTACCAAGTGCCGTCGGAGTTCCGAGCGGCCGTTCTCGACCAGCTTGGATACGACAGCGAGTTTCTGCCTGAGTTCATGGTGCAGAAAGGGTTAATGGAGTTTTAG
- a CDS encoding BREX system ATP-binding domain-containing protein gives MSEAFNITDQQQDYSKFGLEANPFPYSPVPAENPELYCGQEHATNEISSTVSTTLSTGKSKHLVITGKYGNGKSHTLKYTRSLVQDREDAIVGYVAQPGEGFIDIYHEFVYDLGFTQIQDIAYQYLAKITCDVTDRNPMSANTMRSLINDGDVLLSEIVPTAIKRLSDTTRFADFARAIVHMVYEDTNLYAWQWLTAEGIRYEQRKEMEIHTALDDDTMGVRAFTALKSLFLELGYTAVFVFVDEFESIGRLSSKDEQSTLNSIRHLMDQNSHGLCMLFGCAPEVWQDVMSEYHAFSERIGQEVALRPLTNEDLYELVERYLERERGELTNSSDISPFTEESLDLILQRSQGNIRQVLSVCSRLLDTASREQRTTITNEFVQDSL, from the coding sequence ATGAGTGAAGCATTCAATATTACCGACCAGCAGCAAGACTACTCGAAATTCGGCCTCGAGGCGAACCCATTCCCGTACAGTCCAGTTCCCGCAGAGAATCCAGAACTCTACTGCGGCCAAGAACACGCAACTAATGAGATCAGTTCGACGGTGTCTACGACACTGTCGACGGGAAAGTCGAAGCATCTCGTCATCACCGGGAAGTACGGAAACGGAAAGTCGCACACGCTCAAATACACCCGATCGCTTGTTCAGGATCGAGAGGATGCGATTGTCGGATATGTCGCACAACCTGGAGAAGGGTTCATCGACATCTACCACGAATTCGTCTACGATCTCGGATTCACCCAGATACAGGACATCGCATACCAGTACCTCGCGAAAATCACGTGCGATGTGACGGATCGGAACCCAATGAGCGCGAACACGATGCGGTCGCTCATCAACGACGGCGACGTACTCCTCTCGGAGATCGTCCCGACGGCGATCAAGCGGTTGAGCGATACAACACGGTTCGCAGATTTTGCGAGGGCAATCGTCCACATGGTCTACGAGGACACGAACCTCTACGCCTGGCAGTGGCTGACCGCAGAGGGTATTCGATACGAGCAGCGCAAGGAGATGGAAATTCATACTGCCTTGGACGACGATACGATGGGTGTCAGAGCGTTCACGGCCCTGAAGAGCCTGTTTTTGGAGTTGGGGTATACTGCCGTCTTCGTGTTCGTCGACGAATTCGAGAGTATTGGACGGTTGTCGTCGAAAGACGAGCAATCGACGCTCAACAGTATTCGGCACCTGATGGACCAGAACAGTCACGGACTTTGTATGCTGTTCGGCTGTGCACCCGAAGTCTGGCAGGACGTGATGAGTGAGTACCACGCGTTCAGCGAGCGCATTGGGCAGGAAGTTGCGCTGCGGCCATTAACGAACGAGGACCTGTACGAACTAGTTGAGCGGTACCTCGAGCGAGAACGGGGGGAGCTCACTAACTCATCGGACATTTCACCGTTCACGGAAGAATCGCTCGACCTGATTCTCCAGCGGTCGCAGGGGAATATTCGTCAGGTGCTCTCAGTCTGTAGTCGGTTGCTCGATACAGCCTCGAGAGAGCAACGCACTACGATCACTAACGAGTTCGTGCAGGATTCGCTCTAG
- a CDS encoding RNA-guided endonuclease InsQ/TnpB family protein, producing MSQQHRSTDSSIDAIPVDVANTQSGEVDPAEVPEKITSLTRKLASEQPPTNPLVVLKAARWWYIHGKGGTDPAFRWAIEWVRHLATDRPSDVERFDEFLESLVTVGFADENAVSDEQRDALCRTVEQYLYCANRTADYCWSDASYTECKTNKRQVRDALYSELREETGLQAQLAQAAIRRAVEAIKGVVERWKKGQRVSCPTFTAETMDYDMRSATFYRRKVSLATVEGRVEPSFVLPADSPTPYERYVLFEDYEFRESTLRYDATTDEFYLNISTRRCEVDGDDAEVPADTGHPDQTVLGIDLGVNSLAVASSGTFWQGDEYDHWCREFEKRRGEMQQRSTQAAHNALLRLGKREEAWRKQYIHTVTNEIVAEAAERGCDVIVFEDLTDIRERLSRAKWHHVWAFRRLYEYVSYKAPEQGISVEQVEPNHTSQRCSRTDCGFTHEANRHGERFCCQKCGYEVNADYNGAKNIGLRYARKRTHRLRSSPTSGSGDAPVDVRVNGGTLNGESHRPIAGD from the coding sequence GTGAGTCAACAACATCGTTCGACCGACAGCTCGATTGATGCGATTCCAGTCGACGTAGCGAACACCCAATCAGGAGAGGTGGATCCCGCCGAAGTGCCCGAGAAGATCACATCGCTCACCCGGAAACTCGCGAGTGAGCAGCCACCGACGAACCCGCTCGTCGTCCTGAAGGCAGCCCGCTGGTGGTACATCCATGGAAAGGGCGGAACCGACCCTGCGTTCCGATGGGCCATCGAGTGGGTACGCCACCTCGCGACTGACAGGCCCAGTGACGTCGAGCGGTTCGACGAGTTCCTCGAATCCCTTGTCACAGTCGGCTTCGCTGATGAGAACGCCGTTTCCGACGAGCAACGCGACGCACTCTGCCGAACTGTCGAGCAATACCTGTACTGTGCGAACCGAACCGCCGACTACTGTTGGTCCGATGCCTCATACACCGAGTGCAAGACCAACAAACGGCAGGTTCGTGACGCACTCTACTCCGAACTTCGAGAGGAGACGGGCCTACAGGCACAACTCGCCCAAGCCGCGATACGTCGCGCCGTCGAAGCCATCAAAGGTGTTGTCGAACGCTGGAAGAAGGGACAGCGTGTCTCTTGTCCGACGTTCACCGCCGAAACGATGGACTACGACATGCGGAGCGCGACCTTCTACCGACGCAAGGTGTCGCTGGCAACTGTTGAGGGTCGGGTCGAACCCTCGTTCGTTCTTCCGGCAGACAGTCCGACGCCCTACGAGCGGTACGTCCTCTTCGAGGACTACGAGTTCCGTGAGAGTACACTTCGGTACGACGCGACGACCGACGAGTTCTACCTCAATATCTCGACCCGGCGGTGTGAGGTGGACGGTGACGACGCGGAGGTTCCGGCAGATACTGGGCACCCCGACCAAACGGTCCTCGGTATCGACCTCGGCGTCAACAGCCTCGCAGTAGCCTCGAGTGGTACCTTCTGGCAGGGAGACGAGTACGACCACTGGTGTCGTGAGTTCGAGAAGCGACGTGGTGAGATGCAACAGCGCAGCACGCAGGCCGCACACAACGCCTTGCTTCGACTCGGAAAACGCGAAGAAGCATGGCGGAAACAGTACATCCACACCGTCACCAACGAAATCGTCGCGGAAGCCGCCGAACGCGGTTGCGACGTCATCGTGTTCGAGGACTTAACCGACATACGCGAACGGCTTTCACGGGCGAAGTGGCACCACGTCTGGGCGTTCCGACGCCTGTACGAGTACGTCTCCTACAAGGCCCCCGAACAGGGTATCTCCGTGGAGCAAGTCGAGCCGAACCACACCTCCCAACGCTGTTCTCGAACGGACTGTGGATTCACGCACGAAGCCAACCGCCACGGAGAACGCTTCTGTTGCCAGAAGTGCGGATACGAGGTGAACGCGGATTACAACGGCGCGAAGAACATCGGGCTACGCTACGCCCGGAAGCGGACACACAGACTCCGATCCTCGCCCACGTCGGGGAGCGGAGACGCACCAGTAGACGTGCGTGTGAATGGTGGGACGTTGAACGGCGAGAGTCACCGGCCTATTGCCGGGGACTGA
- a CDS encoding DUF7344 domain-containing protein gives MTTEKRDEATQPVSDTYRLLGNQRRLLTITYLSLFDCGTTVDVRQIARIIRAVELERPPREISTSEYESAYNSLIQVHLPKLATKGILEYDADRKTVMVTRKTSYHACLVAIGRMFSSGLLESVN, from the coding sequence ATGACAACAGAGAAGAGAGATGAAGCGACTCAACCGGTGTCGGATACGTATCGTCTGTTAGGAAATCAACGTCGACTCTTGACGATTACATACCTCTCGCTGTTCGATTGTGGTACTACGGTCGACGTCCGTCAAATTGCCCGTATTATTAGGGCCGTCGAACTTGAGCGGCCTCCTCGAGAAATCAGTACTTCAGAATACGAATCAGCGTATAACAGCCTTATTCAAGTTCATCTACCAAAATTGGCGACCAAGGGGATACTTGAATACGACGCTGATCGAAAAACGGTGATGGTAACTCGAAAAACTTCCTACCACGCTTGTCTTGTAGCGATTGGAAGAATGTTTTCCAGCGGGTTACTTGAGTCCGTTAATTGA
- a CDS encoding DUF3368 domain-containing protein, whose product MWVFDATPLIYLAKVNQLQLVSTLEGQCYLPQQIHSEVVTIGLEEGYTDARRIEQCTDTGLFEVISVDDSQLVARLQQNPNVSDADVAVLGCAASRDAIAVMDEAYGRTAAEIEGIETRGTAYIVLLCAKQGHITVSEGRETIDSMIEEGWYCAPDLYTKLVRKLESFDQ is encoded by the coding sequence ATGTGGGTTTTCGACGCGACACCGCTCATTTACCTCGCGAAGGTTAACCAGCTCCAGCTTGTCTCCACCCTCGAGGGGCAGTGTTATCTTCCTCAACAAATTCATTCGGAAGTCGTTACTATCGGTCTTGAAGAGGGGTATACCGATGCTCGCCGTATTGAACAATGCACTGATACTGGGCTTTTCGAGGTCATCTCAGTCGATGACTCTCAACTTGTGGCCCGGTTACAGCAAAATCCGAACGTGAGTGACGCTGATGTGGCTGTCCTTGGATGTGCTGCATCACGTGATGCAATCGCTGTAATGGACGAAGCGTATGGAAGAACAGCTGCAGAAATTGAAGGAATTGAGACTCGCGGGACAGCCTACATTGTCCTCTTATGCGCTAAGCAGGGGCACATCACCGTTTCCGAAGGGCGTGAGACGATTGATTCGATGATCGAAGAAGGCTGGTACTGTGCGCCGGATTTGTACACAAAGCTCGTTCGGAAACTCGAGTCATTCGACCAATGA
- a CDS encoding tRNA-guanine transglycosylase has translation MLFRQQTLDLPHGELQTPILFPVRNLGKRSSDNTPQYIDSIPDLPTAMINARAIRNRDPMWDRLTNGVSLREEMNVPEHTIVYADSGGFDFTNEDLDTTPEETLATQRQLKADIIGTVDIPLSRQNRSTENQRRIDQSINFALAASEQHNGEASLFASVHGYDPETIRNSIRYLEKRGNFDGYALGSLVPVRTDYTKVTKLVLAARTATDKHLHVYGLGGLVYQPLLLYLGVDSFDSSAFIRSAGNRNYLIPGFGGEELWNIDDLEYLPCSCPICGERTLEEIRADRNALTQHNLWALTTELRRFRYVSSSGRDIEDYLDLRFRGNEVTQRAYRTAKQQVRRLA, from the coding sequence ATGTTGTTTCGACAACAAACGCTTGATCTCCCACATGGGGAGTTGCAAACTCCAATTTTATTCCCGGTCCGAAATCTGGGAAAACGATCGAGCGACAATACCCCGCAGTACATCGATTCTATTCCAGATCTACCGACAGCGATGATCAACGCCCGAGCGATTAGGAATAGAGATCCGATGTGGGATCGGTTGACCAACGGTGTATCGCTTCGAGAAGAGATGAACGTCCCGGAACACACGATCGTTTACGCTGATAGCGGAGGGTTCGATTTCACAAACGAAGACCTGGATACGACTCCCGAAGAAACCCTTGCGACGCAACGACAACTCAAGGCGGACATTATTGGGACGGTCGATATCCCTCTCTCGAGGCAAAATCGATCGACAGAAAACCAGCGACGGATCGATCAGAGTATCAACTTCGCACTGGCGGCGAGTGAACAACACAACGGAGAGGCGTCACTCTTCGCGAGCGTCCACGGGTACGATCCAGAGACGATTCGAAACAGTATCCGATACCTCGAGAAGCGAGGGAATTTCGACGGGTATGCTCTGGGAAGTCTTGTCCCCGTTAGGACAGATTATACGAAAGTCACGAAGTTGGTACTGGCAGCGCGAACGGCAACAGACAAACACTTGCACGTATACGGACTCGGCGGCCTCGTCTACCAACCCCTGTTACTCTATCTGGGTGTCGATAGTTTCGATTCCTCGGCGTTCATTCGGAGCGCTGGAAACCGGAACTATCTGATACCGGGATTCGGCGGTGAAGAACTGTGGAATATCGACGACCTCGAGTACCTCCCGTGCTCGTGCCCAATCTGTGGTGAGCGGACTCTTGAGGAGATCAGAGCGGACCGTAATGCACTCACGCAACACAACCTGTGGGCGTTAACGACGGAACTCCGTCGGTTTCGGTACGTATCGTCGTCCGGAAGAGACATCGAGGACTACCTGGATCTTCGGTTTCGGGGAAACGAGGTCACACAACGAGCCTACAGGACCGCTAAACAGCAGGTACGGAGGTTAGCGTGA
- a CDS encoding ATP-binding protein has protein sequence MTTEITEVSPPDGSLCPHYQKIDEELFDDLFSEVAKVRSDRPDLFRFTHRPITVFEKHSGEEREVKEDKILSEFLKQRRRNLVTIIDGNVGTGKSELCAYLSLELKEAGRNVLHIDKNADLLTIMAEEIPDFYERVSGGDTLEERDQLEKLRRQVRQHRGLVAKRITSGAMLTIADLDSSTVDLTNDQEDDVIDFIEKKITKLAQRGEFATKIEFITVSDEANEIAQYNFLNVFEDVDDETAAEHWNEAIWTAIRQDYGTPTMDSLLAEVAENLDERPVLVFEDFSVSALDAQRLQEYIEQDSPENTWDFIIAGTQESTRTLETNTAKDREWIRFYRTNKRDSNHVLFLNEDSAVDFARPFLGYVKNRDNSVRYVDEDRKSELRQPKNQSICARCTFCDETFRDVFPFNETFIDRIYEGLPDEEQRPRIYIQTISKILSAYYHGDVTVPAAWSEIDDVLSNSIVLDNEDIYENEPLRRLAQWYGAQQEMDGKSVVTVDRRFARAFGIDEPELFEEYDITRTEIDGVDTLVIPLTEGAISGGGNGDIKENKKDPVQERYDEARKHIDTWQSDTQNQKASEVDVYIKRGLTDAIDRLTNGFEMFPDGDLEVLVGSERHPFTFTDGGPAETDQIQIDPTEFTHPQLLKLLKFGITRDLDPSRADYKELFDRNGSQLAGYAQQWQEHVRGAYLAPKYFYGTSHRNSTFEEFVASAYGVLAILSDPSQQVTGKRLSSLYTANTRPEIDDDLDEMLKDFADKETYDGITNIFDFIDPIESLFGDVFAISSNVVDVPRLNEILKGSHPFDIGGRLTKSALSDLPAKVRFDTDTHLREVGLQVYRTIRKLDDLPAGEEADVAPRFVNEQLRGIDMENVRDITKKLKTYDSVDSGVRENLITFSKVSDQKIENLLESCTIHEDLDQASSNSKQQQAHLLGLAIFGHEATKRILALDLETGSSEIESDSFLKMSEIYANQ, from the coding sequence ATGACTACTGAAATTACAGAGGTCTCACCGCCTGACGGGAGTTTGTGTCCTCACTATCAGAAAATCGATGAAGAACTCTTTGATGATCTGTTTAGTGAGGTCGCGAAGGTTCGGTCTGATCGGCCAGATCTGTTCCGGTTCACCCATCGTCCGATCACAGTATTCGAGAAACACAGCGGAGAGGAGAGGGAAGTCAAGGAAGATAAAATTCTCTCCGAGTTCTTGAAGCAGCGTCGACGGAATCTCGTCACGATAATCGACGGGAACGTCGGCACAGGGAAATCCGAACTCTGTGCGTATCTTTCGTTAGAACTCAAAGAGGCGGGGCGGAATGTCCTCCACATCGATAAGAATGCGGATTTGCTTACAATCATGGCTGAGGAGATCCCGGACTTCTATGAGCGGGTCTCAGGAGGGGACACGTTAGAGGAGAGGGATCAACTGGAGAAACTGAGGCGACAGGTTCGACAGCACCGAGGTCTCGTCGCAAAGCGTATCACGTCAGGGGCGATGCTCACGATTGCAGATCTGGATAGTAGTACAGTCGACTTGACCAACGACCAAGAAGACGACGTCATCGACTTCATCGAGAAAAAAATCACGAAGTTAGCTCAACGGGGAGAGTTCGCAACGAAAATTGAGTTCATTACCGTCTCCGACGAAGCCAACGAGATAGCACAATACAACTTCCTCAACGTGTTCGAGGACGTGGATGACGAAACCGCAGCTGAACATTGGAATGAGGCTATCTGGACAGCAATCCGTCAGGACTACGGAACACCAACAATGGATTCACTTTTAGCTGAAGTTGCTGAAAATCTCGACGAACGCCCAGTTCTCGTCTTCGAAGATTTCTCTGTCTCGGCGCTCGATGCTCAACGACTACAGGAGTACATCGAACAGGACTCCCCCGAGAACACGTGGGATTTCATCATCGCAGGAACACAAGAATCGACACGCACCCTAGAGACGAACACAGCAAAGGATCGTGAGTGGATCCGGTTCTACCGAACCAATAAGCGCGATTCCAATCATGTCCTCTTCTTGAATGAGGACTCGGCAGTGGATTTCGCCCGACCGTTTCTCGGCTACGTAAAAAATCGTGATAACAGCGTCAGGTACGTCGACGAAGATCGGAAAAGTGAACTTCGCCAACCTAAGAATCAAAGTATCTGCGCTCGGTGTACGTTCTGCGACGAAACGTTTAGGGACGTATTCCCATTCAACGAGACGTTCATTGATCGGATATATGAAGGGTTGCCCGATGAAGAGCAGCGACCCCGAATATACATCCAGACGATCTCGAAGATTCTGAGTGCGTACTATCACGGAGATGTGACCGTCCCTGCTGCATGGAGTGAGATCGATGACGTGCTGTCCAACTCGATTGTACTTGACAACGAGGACATTTACGAAAACGAACCCCTTCGACGGCTTGCACAGTGGTACGGGGCACAGCAAGAGATGGACGGCAAGAGCGTAGTGACTGTCGATCGGCGATTCGCTAGAGCGTTCGGAATCGACGAGCCAGAACTCTTTGAAGAGTACGATATCACGAGAACTGAAATCGACGGAGTTGACACTCTTGTTATCCCGTTGACGGAGGGAGCGATATCTGGCGGCGGCAATGGCGATATAAAGGAAAACAAAAAGGATCCGGTTCAGGAGCGCTACGATGAAGCCAGAAAGCACATCGATACGTGGCAATCGGACACGCAGAATCAGAAGGCCTCAGAGGTGGATGTGTACATTAAACGAGGGTTAACGGACGCGATTGATCGACTTACAAATGGATTCGAGATGTTTCCTGACGGCGATTTGGAAGTGTTAGTAGGGAGCGAACGCCACCCCTTCACCTTCACCGATGGTGGACCAGCGGAAACAGATCAAATTCAGATCGATCCAACGGAATTCACCCATCCACAGCTTCTGAAACTACTCAAGTTCGGTATCACGCGAGATCTGGATCCGAGCCGAGCCGATTACAAAGAGTTGTTTGATCGAAACGGATCACAACTCGCCGGCTACGCTCAGCAATGGCAGGAACACGTTCGTGGCGCGTATCTGGCTCCAAAATACTTCTACGGGACAAGTCATCGGAATAGTACTTTTGAAGAGTTCGTCGCGAGCGCATACGGAGTACTGGCGATTCTATCTGATCCGAGCCAGCAAGTTACTGGTAAACGACTTTCGTCGCTCTATACCGCCAACACACGACCTGAGATAGACGATGACCTAGATGAAATGCTGAAGGATTTTGCCGACAAGGAAACCTATGACGGAATTACGAACATTTTCGATTTCATCGATCCGATCGAGTCACTGTTTGGGGACGTATTCGCGATCAGCAGTAACGTTGTCGATGTACCTCGATTGAATGAGATCCTTAAAGGATCTCACCCGTTCGATATCGGAGGGCGTCTCACGAAGAGTGCACTTAGTGATCTTCCAGCGAAAGTTCGATTTGACACGGATACACATCTCCGAGAAGTGGGGTTGCAGGTATACAGAACTATCCGGAAATTGGATGACTTACCAGCGGGCGAAGAAGCAGATGTTGCACCTCGTTTCGTCAACGAGCAGTTGCGTGGGATCGATATGGAAAATGTCCGTGATATAACGAAGAAGCTCAAAACATACGATAGCGTCGATTCGGGTGTCCGAGAAAATCTGATTACCTTTTCAAAGGTATCTGATCAGAAGATCGAGAACCTACTGGAGTCCTGTACGATCCACGAAGATCTCGATCAGGCCAGCTCCAATAGTAAACAGCAACAGGCACATCTTCTTGGTCTCGCAATATTCGGACACGAAGCTACGAAACGAATCCTAGCCCTAGATCTAGAGACGGGGTCTAGTGAAATCGAATCTGATAGCTTCTTAAAAATGAGCGAAATATATGCCAATCAGTGA
- a CDS encoding UPF0175 family protein, with the protein MGTISTRVPDDLEGELEAYLEEERLDRSTAVRKLLSEGLEEWRREQALKRLAADEVTFTKAAQLAKMSVWEFAQLAKEHDITWISGDHLEDDLEEL; encoded by the coding sequence ATGGGAACGATATCGACGCGGGTTCCGGATGATCTCGAAGGGGAACTCGAAGCATACCTCGAGGAAGAACGTCTGGATCGAAGTACAGCAGTCCGAAAACTCCTCTCAGAAGGGCTCGAGGAGTGGCGTCGAGAGCAAGCGCTCAAACGACTCGCTGCTGATGAGGTTACGTTCACGAAAGCCGCCCAGCTTGCAAAGATGTCTGTCTGGGAGTTTGCCCAACTCGCAAAAGAGCATGACATCACGTGGATCTCTGGCGATCACCTCGAAGACGACCTCGAGGAACTGTGA